One genomic segment of Panicum virgatum strain AP13 chromosome 2N, P.virgatum_v5, whole genome shotgun sequence includes these proteins:
- the LOC120662864 gene encoding protein FAR1-RELATED SEQUENCE 5-like, whose protein sequence is MNVQVVDDLLDDGGIHAVSTELWCNDIAEDVLLEEDDDAVEETDMDNMFDETNYPTLTEIENAKEPEIGMCFASKDEEYHFFKVQGRGVLNDDPGRKRRSNVVMRTECKVSMRVKLDSNQWKIIGLNLERNHELAPSKWLVHFMKCHKSMTPAEKKFIEILQNSRVPPRKVMSIFRMLRIHLRAVGFDARDVTNLKSQENKKHRNKYVDELLTLFKDRQKRIPGFYYSLQTNEDGTVRSVFWTDAVGRSNYKVYGVYISFDTTFSTNVYDMPFAPIVGVDNHGKTILFGCGLLKDQTAESFEWLFDTFLAANDGKIPKTIITDQDQAIAIALNSKFPYSVRRFCYWHIIKVMKQKQYAYFKARKGLYREIKRAVKDSFTPSEFEQRWHEVLTKYNATDNNRLNYLYNIRRYWVPAYFMDCFYPFSSTTGRSESTNAMFKGYVAHKDTIVNFFAAYENIQEKSLSSLDRCRFDSELKKPNQWSYNCLEEDASKIYTNAIFRKIQKEFRNSTAYGVAEIINGRLYEVKRKTEYKDLEFHKDLFTVEVADNKKEFSCTCRKLDRDGIHCCHVIKIAESIAGDKKAVTLFATEFEKLKEKITEEMKKNSEGNAQTNPENMIGGQGSPAGSNQENEPARETPIYKDPPRVIKKKSNTKRKIPIREKVENQMRA, encoded by the exons ATGAATGTGCAAGTAGTTGATGATTTGCTAGATGATGGTGGAATACATGCAGTTAGCACAGAATTGTGGTGCAATGACATTGCTGAAGATGTACTTttagaagaagatgatgatgccgTAGAAGAAACAGATATGGACAATATGTTTGATGAAACCAACTACCCAACACTGACTGAAATAGAAAACGCAAAAGAACCAGAAATTGGCATGTGTTTTGCTAGTAAAGATGAGGAATATCATTTCTTTAAAGT ACAGGGCAGAGGTGTGCTGAATGATGACCCAGGAAGAAAGCGAAGGAGCAACGTTGTCATGCGCACAGAATGCAAAGTCTCAATGCGTGTGAAACTAGATTCAAACCAGTGGAAGATTATTGGTCTCAACTTGGAGCGCAACCATGAACTAGCCCCATCAAAATGGCTTGTTCATTTCATGAAATGCCACAAAAGCATGACACCAGCTGAGAAGAAGTTTATCGAAATATTGCAGAACAGCAGGGTGCCTCCAAGAAAAGTAATGTCCATATTCAGAATGCTGAGGATCCATCTTCGAGCTGTGGGTTTCGATGCAAGAGATGTCACAAATTTGAAAAGCCAAGAAAATAAGAAGCATAGGAACAAGTATGTTGATGAGTTGCTGACATTGTTCAAAGATAGGCAGAAGAGAATACCAGGATTTTACTATAGCTTGCAGACAAATGAAGATGGAACAGTACGTAGTGTGTTTTGGACAGATGCAGTTGGCAGGTCAAACTACAAGGTTTATGGAGTGTACATATCATTTGACACCACGTTTAGCACTAACGTCTATGACATGCCATTTGCACCAATAGTGGGAGTGGACAACCATGGCAAGACAATTCTATTTGGATGTGGTCTTCTGAAAGATCAGACAGCTGAGAGTTTTGAGTGGTTGTTTGACACATTCTTGGCTGCTAATGATGGCAAAATACCAAAGACAATAATAACAGACCAGGACCAGGCAATTGCAATTGCACTGAATTCTAAATTTCCATATTCAGTACGAAGGTTCTGCTACTGGCATATCATTAAGGTAATGAAGCAGAAACAGTATGCATACTTTAAGGCTCGTAAAGGTTTGTACAGAGAAATCAAACGAGCTGTGAAGGACTCATTCACACCAAGTGAGTTTGAGCAAAGGTGGCATGAAGTTCTAACAAAATACAATGCTACAGACAACAACAGATTAAATTACTTGTATAACATAAGGAGGTACTGGGTGCCAGCATACTTTATGGACTGTTTTTACCCTTTTTCAAGTACTACTGGACGAAGTGAGAGCACAAATGCAATGTTCAAAGGATATGTCGCCCATAAGGACACAATTGTAAATTTTTTTGCTGCTTATGAAAACATACAGGAGAAGAGTTTGTCATCGTTGGACAGGTGCAGATTTGATTCTGAGTTGAAAAAACCCAACCAATGGTCATACAATTGTTTGGAGGAGGATGCTTCGAAGATATATACAAACGCAATTTTCAGGAAAATTCAAAAGGAATTCAGGAACAGCACAGCGTATGGGGTTGCAGAAATAATTAATGGAAGGTTATATGAGGTGAAAAGGAAAACTGAGTACAAGGATCTTGAATTTCATAAAGATTTGTTCACTGTGGAGGTCGCAGATAACAAGAAAGAGTTCAGTTGCACTTGCAGGAAACTAGATAGGGATGGCATTCATTGTTGTCATGTTATTAAGATTGCTGAAAG CATTGCTGGTGACAAGAAGGCAGTTACTTTATTTGCTACAGAGTTTGAAAAACTAAAGGAAAAAATTACagaagaaatgaaaaaaaattctgaaGGCAATGCTCAAACCAACCCAGAGAACATGATAGGAGGCCAAGGGAGCCCTGCTGGAAGCAACCAAGAGAACGAACCAGCACGTGAAACCCCAATCTACAAAGACCCCCCACGTGTGATTAAGAAGAAGTCGAACACAAAGAGAAAAATTCCAATTAGAGAGAAGGTGGAAAACCAGATGAGGGCATAG
- the LOC120662865 gene encoding uncharacterized protein LOC120662865 codes for MNVFTEALMHDQSKVSKPKITKGFLTSAEVDHMKINGLDIELLKKKLHHSTIKFSLNKVDMVMIPVLHGGHWWLQVVNMRDTRFDVLSSTKLTDEMKEVTSAVSNLI; via the exons ATGAACGTATTCACTGAAGCACTTATGCATGATCAAAGCAAAGTTTCAAAACCAAAAATAACCAAGGGCTTCTTGACATCTGCTGAAGTT GATCACATGAAAATAAATGGTCTTGACATTGAACTGCTTAAGAAGAAGCTCCATCATTCCACCATCAAATTCAGTTTGAATAAAGTTGATATG GTTATGATTCCTGTTCTACATGGTGGCCATTGGTGGCTTCAAGTGGTAAACATGAGAGACACTCGTTTTGATGTGTTAAGCTCCACCAAATTAACTGATGAGATGAAAGAAGTTACTAGCGCTGTG AGTAATCTGATTTAG
- the LOC120662866 gene encoding uncharacterized protein LOC120662866, with amino-acid sequence MQAAYFDYLVVDRTIIQPTLPRILVWDDNAILNYNGAQSATKDIQFKRVEDTLFNEHQMDPSTLRGFNGTDVTNAPHEPGTHGGNFATNVQYGTHNTNEQHEANSPMSPLLRPTSSVRGQSYTVDLESARKVLPGASQLSLQVLCGESMHPDVDAFIKSTLGSEAPAEVHQHLRILCLSFFKDSVQQYVKSIEPLLVSQCCDMVKSFCTGLEQSKTATQNVSKEASRAALFHTPTADPNSANEVPAQTDMHPCSNSPAPKDSATVNEAAINTTNNLQQAKSFASRTENGHSDEQQAPSPIVISKEMSPVISPTSQIIKDVVGDLSCTHDDDSNATRTNIDGSVLRSTPSLAHPEQVDTGLLGDKKAISDVVVRQTSDGSEMEKKGSSTMSPANHTTSESQVDAHSISISAGKSKRNSPLAANISGTELCGSPVKKLKVATTKSSDDGTSKDSVTSVHRSEPNTDVPATLTETTPLEIVLPETSTKTTMKDLSGLGHKKRALRILESFLKGEKAKAPKVVLSEFEKEVYHIATKRIRDTDPNPECVQIGRMSITVREFGDTMRPKKWLGEEC; translated from the exons ATGCAGGCTGCATATTTTGATTACTTGGTTGTGGATCGTACCATTATTCAACCAACTCTGCCCAGGATTCTTGTGTGGGATGACAATGCTATACTTAATTACAATGGTGCTCAGTCAGCAACCAAAGACATTCAG TTCAAGAGAGTTGAGGACACACTATTCAATGAACACCAAATGGACCCTTCTACACTGCGTGGATTTAATGGGACAGATGTCACCAACGCTCCTCATGAACCTGGAACGCACGGTGGCAATTTTGCTACAAATGTCCAATATGGTACACACAATACCAATGAGCAACACGAG GCAAATTCCCCAATGTCACCACTTTTAAGGCCAACCAGCTCAGTTCGTGGCCAGAGTTACACTGTTGATCTTGAGTCTGCACGTAAAGTGTTGCCAGGTGCAAGTCAGTTGTCACTGCAAGTTTTATGTGGGGAATCCATGcacccagatgttgatgcattTATAAAATCCACATTAGGCTCTGAAGCTCCTGCAGAG GTGCACCAGCATTTGAGGATCTTGTGCTTGAGTTTTTTCAAGGATTCTGTTCAGCAATATGTCAAATCTATCGAACCTTTGCTTGTGAGCCAGTGTTGTGATATGGTGAAATCTTTTTGTACTGGCTTGGAGCAATCAAAAACTGCTACTCAGAATGTTTCTAAGGAAGCCTCCAGAGCAGCTTTATTTCACACACCAACAGCTGATCCAAATAGTGCAAATGAAGTCCCAGCTCAGACTGACATGCATCCATGCAGTAATTCTCCCGCCCCCAAAGATTCAGCTACTGTAAATGAAGCAGCCATTAACACCACAAACAACTTGCAGCAAGCCAAGTCCTTTGCTTCCAGAACCGAAAATGGCCACAGTGATGAGCAGCAGGCACCCAGTCCTATTGTCATCAGTAAGGAAATGTCACCAGTTATCTCACCAACCTCCCAGATCATCAAAGATGTTGTTGGTGATTTATCATGCACACACGATGATGATTCCAATGCTACACGCACAAATATTGATGGTTCTGTTCTCAGGTCAACTCCTTCTTTAGCACATCCTGAACAAGTTGATACTGGTCTACTTGGAGACAAAAAGGCCATTTCTGATGTTGTTGTCAGGCAAACATCTGACGGGTCTGAGATGGAAAAGAAAGGGTCTTCAACAATGTCTCCAGCAAACCACACCACATCTGAGAGTCAAGTTGATGCTCATTCAATCAGCATTTCAGCTGGGAAATCAAAAAGGAATAGCCCCCTGGCTGCTAATATTTCTGGTACAGAGCTGTGTGGATCACCAGTCAAGAAACTAAAAGTTGCTACAACTAAGTCCTCAGATGATGGAACATCAAAAGATTCAGTAACCAGTGTGCATAGATCTGAACCAAATACAGATGTTCCAGCGACATTGACAGAGACAACACCCCTGGAGATTGTTTTACCAGAGACAAGTACAAAGACAACCATGAAGGATCTTTCTGGATTGGGCCATAAGAAACGTGCTTTGAGGATTCTGGAATCATTCCTAAAAGGTGAGAAGGCAAAGGCTCCAAAAGTTGTGCTCTCAGAGTTTGAAAAAGAAGTCTACCACATTGCCACAAAACGGATTAGGGATACAGATCCCAA TCCAGAATGTGTGCAAATTGGGCGAATGTCTATCACTGTCAGAGAGTTTGGTGATACCATGAGGCCAAAGAaatggctcggtgaggaatgttga
- the LOC120661633 gene encoding uncharacterized protein LOC120661633: MNVISESDPNGSSSEDKASNTNSKGGTSNGNADASHSDSGDSHLSPPSKLKKCSKFSSQFNIAKMVKLIGRLTGPKKRYSYKLWVWFNPLPQMYINPKCTGLMDCQAL; encoded by the exons ATGAATGTTATCAGCGAAAGCGATCCTAACGGATCAAGCAGTGAAGACAAAGCTTCTAATACTAACTCTAAG GGGGGCACCTCAAATGGAAACGCTGATGCAAGCCACAGTGATAGCGGTGACAGTCATCTATCTCCGCCAAGCAAGCTAAAGAAATGCTCC AAATTTAGTTCTCAATTCAATATTGCAAAGATGGTCAAATTGATTGGAAGATTGACTGGTCCTAAAAAAAGATACAGTTACAAGCTGTGGGTTTGGTTCAATCCTCTCCCTCAAATGTACatcaatcccaaatgcactggtCTTATGGATTGCCAAGCATTATGA
- the LOC120661634 gene encoding probable mixed-linked glucan synthase 3, which produces MSSAPVPGATGLSEPLLGDGGGDGGALIKVVVATALDGKAKANKGSEAKDGYWVEVPRQLDAAAATAADLESGGGDGGRPRALMFQEKKVKASLLYPYRALILIRIIAIILFIGWRIKHNNSDVMWFWVTSVVANVWFTFSWLLYQLPKLNPIKRVPDLAVLQQHYDLPDGSSILPGIDVFVTTADPVDEPVLYTMNCVLSILAVDYPIDRYACYLSDDSGTLIEYEALVETANFAALWVPFCRKHSIEPRAPESYFQREGMIYTGRSPGEFMNDYSHVRMEYEEFKARLAALDGTIRERSDVCNAIKATEGDATATWMANGTEWSGTWVEPAENHMKGHHAGVVQVVLEHPSGSKSQPELQVSSVSLLNFDGIDVRLPMLVYMARAKSPNYDHNKKAGNLNAPLRVSALLSNAPFVINFDCDHYINDSKALRAAMCFMLDARDGDNTAFVQFPQRFENVDPTDRYGNHNRVFFDGAMYALNGFQGPSYLGTGCMFRRLALYGIDPPRWRSDDIQVDTVMFGNSVPLLKSVLAALNQERGITPPNLDDSSFLAEMTTVVSASFDIGTDWGRGVGYIYKIATEDMVTGFRIHGQGWHSMYCTMEVDAFCGTAPINLTERLYQIVRWAGGSVEMFFSHNNPLFAGPRLHPMQRTVYLNYNIYPVTSVFILLYALCPVMWLIPEEILIQRPFTRYVLYLIITIALIHIIGLLEIRWAGTNWLDWWRNEQFFTIASLSAYPTVLLHMVVKLLTRGKGIRFRVTSKQTTMEDDGDKYAEMYELRWVPIMIPAAAVLFSNTMAIGVAMGKTVVYGAAWPKEQQKHAALGLVFNLWLMILLQPFALAIIGRRSKNPNILFVLFPVAFVVFALVYIGVHFLVVNFFPSMEI; this is translated from the exons ATGTcttcggcgccggtgccgggcgCCACCGGCCTCAGCGAGCCGctgctcggcgacggcggcggcgacggcggagcgcTGATCAAAGTGGTCGTGGCTACTGCGCTCGACGGCAAAGCCAAAGCGAACAAGGGTTCCGAGGCGAAGGACGGGTACTGGGTGGAGGTGCCCCGACAGCTGGACGCGGCGGCAGCAACGGCGGCGGACCTGGAGAGCGGCGGTGGTGACGgtggccggccgcgcgcgctgATGTTCCAGGAAAAGAAGGTCAAGGCATCACTTCTCTACCCGTACAG GGCATTGATTCTGATACGCATCATCGCAATCATCTTATTCATCGGATGGCGCATCAAGCACAACAACTCCGACGTCATGTGGTTCTGGGTAACCTCCGTCGTCGCCAACGTCTGGTTTACCTTCTCGTggctgctctaccagctccccAAGCTCAACCCCATCAAGAGAGTCCCTGACCTCGCCGTGCTGCAGCAGCACTACGACCTCCCTGATGGCAGCTCCATCCTCCCAGGCATCGACGTCTTCGTCACCACTGCTGACCCAGTCGACGAGCCGGTGTTGTACACCATGAACTGCGTCCTCTCCATCCTCGCCGTCGACTACCCCATTGACAGGTACGCGTGCTACCTGTCCGATGACAGTGGCACACTGATCGAGTACGAGGCGTTGGTTGAGACTGCGAACTTCGCCGCTCTGTGGGTGCCCTTCTGCCGGAAGCACTCTATCGAGCCGAGAGCGCCAGAAAGCTACTTCCAGCGAGAAGGGATGATCTACACCGGCAGATCACCGGGTGAGTTCATGAACGACTATAGCCATGTGCGCATGGAGTACGAGGAGTTCAAGGCGAGGTTGGCGGCGCTCGATGGCACCATTCGGGAGAGATCAGATGTTTGCAATGCTATAAAAGCAACAGAAGGGGATGCAACGGCGACTTGGATGGCTAATGGGACAGAGTGGTCAGGGACATGGGTTGAGCCAGCAGAGAACCATATGAAAGGGCATCATGCAGGAGTTGTTCAG GTTGTGCTAGAGCATCCTAGTGGTAGTAAGTCGCAACCTGAGCTACAAGTGAGCAGTGTGAGCCTACTCAACTTTGACGGCATTGATGTACGCCTCCCAATGCTCGTTTACATGGCTCGTGCGAAGAGCCCAAACTACGACCACAACAAGAAGGCGGGTAACTTGAACGCACCGCTGCGTGTATCCGCCCTGCTCTCGAACGCGCCCTTCGTCATCAACTTCGACTGCGACCACTACATCAACGACTCCAAAGCCCTGCGAGCAGCTATGTGCTTCATGCTGGATGCAAGGGATGGAGACAACACGGCCTTCGTCCAGTTCCCCCAGCGCTTTGAGAACGTCGACCCCACGGACCGGTACGGCAATCACAACAGGGTTTTCTTTGATGGCGCCATGTACGCCCTCAATGGCTTCCAGGGGCCTTCTTATCTTGGCACCGGCTGCATgttccgccgcctcgccctctaTGGCATCGACCCGCCGAGATGGAGATCTGATGATATTCAGGTCGACACTGTCATGTTCGGTAACTCTGTTCCCCTCTTGAAATCAGTATTAGCAGCCTTAAACCAGGAGCGCGGCATCACACCCCCAAACCTAGATGACTCATCATTCCTTGCTGAGATGACGACGGTCGTGTCAGCTTCCTTTGATATAGGGACCGACTGGGGCAGGGGTGTTGGGTACATATATAAGATAGCAACCGAGGACATGGTGACCGGTTTTCGCATCCACGGGCAAGGGTGGCACTCCATGTACTGCACCATGGAAGTGGACGCGTTCTGTGGCACCGCACCCATCAACCTAACTGAGCGCCTCTACCAAATTGTTCGATGGGCTGGTGGATCAGTAGAGATGTTCTTCTCCCATAACAACCCGTTGTTCGCCGGCCCCCGGCTTCACCCGATGCAGCGGACCGTGTACCTCAACTACAACATCTATCCCGTCACCTCAGTTTTCATCCTACTATATGCATTGTGCCCGGTGATGTGGCTTATCCCAGAGGAAATACTAATCCAGAGGCCATTCACTAGATATGTCCTCtacctcatcatcactatcgcGCTAATCCATATCATCGGCCTCCTGGAGATAAGGTGGGCGGGCACGAACTGGCTGGATTGGTGGCGCAACGAGCAGTTCTTCACGATCGCCTCACTGAGTGCATACCCGACAGTGTTGCTGCACATGGTTGTGAAGCTCCTCACGAGGGGTAAGGGCATCCGCTTCAGGGTCACCTCGAAGCAGACAACTATGGAGGATGACGGTGACAAGTATGCTGAGATGTATGAGCTACGGTGGGTGCCTATCAtgatcccggcggcggcggttctaTTCTCCAACACTATGGCAATCGGCGTGGCCATGGGGAAAACGGTCGTGTATGGTGCGGCTTGGCCTAAGGAGCAACAGAAGCATGCGGCGCTGGGCTTGGTGTTCAACTTGTGGCTCATGATTCTCCTCCAACCATTTGCTTTGGCTATCATAGGAAGACGGAGCAAGAATCCCAACATCCTCTTCGTCTTGTTTCCGGTGGCATTCGTGGTTTTCGCATTGGTGTACATTGGTGTCCATTTTCTCGTTGTTAATTTCTTCCCGTCCATGGAGATATAA